One genomic segment of Carassius carassius chromosome 21, fCarCar2.1, whole genome shotgun sequence includes these proteins:
- the LOC132098178 gene encoding msx2-interacting protein-like isoform X1 — protein sequence MVRETRHLWVGNLPEHVREEKIVEHFKRYGRVESVKVLRKRGSEGGVAAFVDFVDIKSAQKAHNAVNKMGDRDLRTDYNEPGSVPSAVRGLEDPTPSSSHGREVAGFSRSAVGPVYVPPVSLHTREGRYERRLDGSGSDSRERAYDHSPYGHHERSGSFERPRHYNTEYYRDRTMFPSGVSSSPAASTISSGFDAPESHFESRIRDSFTISSSTRRDPYRDDRGRRTDRTYHHRRSRSSHSSQSRHPSPQRSAGQTPKAAHSPKRVPVSPGRGPRSHSRSPSSSSDSVSSTSSTGSGSSDSNSSSSEGSRARSVQSTATHAPPAPPVLTLDSDEPRRSFGIRVQNLPARSTDTSLKDGLFHEFKKYGKVTSVQIHGELEERYGLVFFRQQEDQEKALGVSKGKLFFGMLIEVTAWNGPETESENEFRPLDGRIDEFHPKATRTLFIGNLEKTANYQQLLDVFQRFGEIVDIDIKRVNGVPQYAFVQYSDIASVCKAIKKMDGEYLGANRLKLGFGKSMPTACVWLDGLTSNITEQYLTRHFCRYGPVVKVVFDRLKGMALILYNNTDFAQAAVRETKGWKIGGNKIKVDFASQESQMAFYRSMQASGQDIRDFYDIPSDRRDERRTPYHDFSTERAYYENVRTPGIYAEDPRRDYPGRSRERYAELDHYQGEHYDPRYHEDPREYRDYRDPFEDIRKYSYIQRERERERFEAERGRWSPSHQRRPLTPSASPSPSDRVSRDAERRVYRHSSERSGSCSSLSPTPAQFEKSEKSPVDYKTEGLEREIEQTEAERVSGAENKKRSRRKEKADREKAKQRRGKVQSPGVPLSEIDREAILDLGSGKVKVSDVESQERQKHKGDKEPSPTDHVARLESQKGERLDQCKSESLDKDGKGKASKHLKSDSGSDGKDSIVDSVKLEARKRRFGDPGGKTIRQKRGRLEEDPGFGISQPVEFAQSSGFAKETDIDVKAEKEAKKREHSKSRIGSHYSQREEVDDAMRGTSQGSSVRSGELPEVDVLDSKSHPGPSMSRRLSIDGTLDKDNKVRDEHLENIDLSQSYRKQMEQKRRLRQQLQPLDKPEKTEPPQGVDAEDLEHRSLVHEVGKPPQDVTDNSPPSKTKKQESFEMDMNAKRERIYRTVRQKAEDLEWNNTNSPRFQHAPQQREEEYADPHDQMTMRVVKEPLKPEDNVPSDQELGGKRMHTSQMSKVSTSLQDDQQRCWESRLKQDLLPDFSKSAEKRRLHRKYLDYGLWPDLEPGEVRSDSEEDRENKSNSPAPSTSVSFSERHRPDRLSESKLMASLERNKFCSFADDQMITPDTKALLERAKSLSSTREDNWSFLDYDSQFPSFRSRKDTEKVESTPRPTPSWYMKKKKIRSESDDKIEDRKEDPKPEGQERRELFASRFLHSSIFEQDSRRLQHLERKHEDPEHGVGYLYSQQGPGEGQPDPEPVVLFHSRFLELTRLQQQKNKEQSHQDSKQDESIDATKVSKTAEEEQVPQQQNATEPSIQQAEIKSVSPVQVLQTSPIQAPQISPPVLTVEESLPTVEAEGVFTPICHLPDSSVKDEEKEPERPTDQLLQPLTDQLSEANSSECLESKIPAEEMLLKADDSESAHDTSKVVAEQLPSNKTPSNNVQPMAEPPVMFPESPSPFSHISAEQHEKEPEPHEAPESEFDNADDQKCADNYPVGEAVSPPPKSRNKRAKSSPTTPVTTALPATPDKQSTRKSERIDKEKLKRSSSPRGEAFKTTPDSKSLSKSPVHSIEMEQGTEQNTHSGRARRRNVRSVYATPIEDETGLQPGKDAESPRGGRKRGLDRDVGSELEAVAAPSTSKRGRPPKNRRQAEDVPAGKVERSKSTESKDGSETSSEGVPKVSKGKFSPPTLKGVSPGNASTSGIGKKGDKMEKIQESPKLITEENTPVLKDLRIRLDVTEVKAMLQTSEEEPGIDGSPKNSSTGVSSKDEVLEAKFENDAMDDVNCERETLSAVIKAIEPHVASLAQELELEQAVENIAKLTEDAPPLQFKSNLPKAQRLVAQEPEPEHVSEEEKPANPSSETELAAAIDSIKSEDMDQIMNSVVESGPDIQTLGPSSKESETCLSTAVVQEETVTTPRKGCKGRAKTSKKGKGQKGAGSKKELVKDVVLEAENIPVKSLESSSAELPAATERSPASTAVVITSSSKQRLSLTAPNADIPNEPESPLKTEMDIPKSSQAISRSPTSSKYQSYSYKNTSPSLSPTRTCLKNLSSNPSMLSVSPTECFNQPKEAGLHSPPLTSVAPMETPTLLSDTPANNANSDDLRKILTKPKTVPVLEIGATSGNMHTHPLRESDITTDVITSKSAPQDKRPLPVSAQPVVRQPASIPSTETKQIFSEKSVISVIASTPTSVISRVCNPPEAEEKSNAQIGNPFLDKQPPKQIYQPSLEESSTYHGPAVGEEGGNAGRYIVESTSLSTGSSTGLRVQTSEGVVVLSHSGQKMEGPLRISAKISQIPPASAVDIESQQLVSVPQIKQELYSASQPPSSKCPLPSDHGHSMKSQSNVSMIKQESALDKLESAYAPVQSGVVKLLQQTPGPSQVMSYHSEYSMVMKHPKKGDAPESLDVEKPAWVPTISPARSPHLPSASGNHVGFIAGTPTDRTPSLIQPKQEPRSPRKSGHPHSPFPKVSSPMGSSSPKGVSVVLPPGLNPLSQYVSTVHHSEQSVIMPPHNPHGSIGRMSPHRVGAIGHLTQGEVRVNTPPLSMMNYGIHSESLTSSWAPGQQRPTSPQAMGNREMVLKVNPANARSPAAQLKQDSIPVEYRGALHSGLPLDRFNRDMRVLMHHQQSDRPTAELHQGHVPENIPPSSTATSMAASLSPRPHLLAKGVSEKDSSKASELKRAQSPSSKEGMMAIRSAMPPMASPQRVQLMTAGTGASFPEYSTMYTNLRPAHTQFAENSPIGINQSAHSIPPSQGVQEPESSQTQAESKVELVGHQPVNMVQLLTKYPIVWQGLLALKNDTAAVQLHFLCGNKALGLRSLPLPETGGILRIVQRMRLEAQQLEGVARRMTGESDFCLLLAMPCGLDQEDVLNQTQALKSAFIHYLQAKLAAGIINVPNPGSNQPAYVLQIFPPCEFSESHLSRLAPDLLSQISSISPHLMIVITSV from the exons CAGTGATTCGAACAGCAGCTCCAGTGAGGGATCGCGAGCGCGCTCAGTGCAGTCCACAGCCACACACGCTCCTCCGGCTCCTCCTGTGCTCACGCTGGACTCAGACGAACCACGGAGGAGCTTCGGCATCAGAGTCCAGAACCTCCCGGCACGATCCACAG ATACCAGTTTGAAAGACGGGCTCTTTCACGAGTTTAAGAAGTACGGTAAAGTGACGTCGGTGCAGATCCACGGCGAGCTGGAGGAGCGCTACGGCCTGGTGTTCTTCAGACAGCAGGAGGACCAGGAGAAGGCCCTCGGCGTGTCCAAGGGGAAGCTGTTCTTCGGGATGCTGATCGAGGTCACGGCCTGGAACGGCCCCG AGACGGAGAGCGAGAACGAGTTTCGTCCCCTGGACGGACGCATCGATGAGTTTCACCCGAAGGCCACTCGTACGCTGTTCATCGGAAACCTGGAGAAGACCGCCAACTACCAGCAGCTGCTCGACGTCTTCCAGCGCTTCGGGGAGATAGTG GATATCGATATCAAGAGGGTGAATGGTGTTCCTCAGTATGCATTTGTTCAGTACTCTGATATTGCGAGTGTTTGTAAAGCCATTAAGAAAATGGACGGAGAGTATCTCGGCGCCAACAGACTGAAG CTTGGCTTTGGGAAGAGTATGCCAACAGCGTGTGTGTGGTTAGACGGCCTGACCTCGAACATCACAGAACAGTACCTCACTCGACACTTCTGTCGATACGGGCCGGTGGTCAAG GTTGTGTTTGATAGGTTAAAAGGAATGGCTCTTATTCTGTACAACAACACTGATTTTGCCCAAGCAGCTGTTAGAGAAACCAAAGGATGGAAGATAGGAGGGAACAAAATTAAG GTTGATTTTGCCAGTCAGGAGAGTCAGATGGCTTTCTATCGATCTATGCAGGCATCAGGACAGGACATCCGTGATTTTTATGATATTCCTTCAGATCGGAG GGATGAACGGAGAACTCCTTATCATGACTTTTCCACGGAGCGTGCATATTATGAGAACGTAAGGACTCCTGGCATTTACGCTGAAGACCCCCGTCGAGATTACCCCGGTCGAAGTCGTGAACGCTATGCAGAGTTAGATCATTATCAAGGAGAACACTACGATCCCCGTTATCATGAGGACCCACGGGAATACAGAGACTATCGAGACCCTTTTGAGGACATCAGGAAATACAGCTATATCCAGCGGGAACGGGAGCGCGAGCGCTTTGAGGCGGAGCGAGGCCGATGGAGCCCGTCTCATCAGCGGCGTCCCCTGACTCCCTCTGCTTCACCCTCACCGTCAGATCGCGTGTCACGAGACGCTGAACGGCGTGTGTACAGGCACTCCTCAGAAAGATCAGGAAGCTGCAGCTCTCTGTCTCCAACCCCGGCTCAGTTTGAGAAGTCTGAGAAATCACCAGTAGATTACAAAACGGAAGGACTGGAGAGAGAAATAGAGCAGACCGAGGCAGAGCGCGTTAGTGGGGCAGAGAACAAGAAACGCAGCAGACGCAAGGAGAAGGCCGACAGAGAGAAGGCAAAGCAAAGGAGAGGCAAAGTGCAGTCTCCTGGTGTGCCTCTTTCTGAAATAGATAGAGAGGCGATTCTCGATTTGGGATCTGGCAAGGTTAAGGTTTCAGATGTGGAGAGTCAAGAACGACAGAAGCATAAAGGGGACAAAGAGCCTTCCCCTACTGACCACGTAGCTCGCCTTGAGTCTCAAAAGGGAGAGCGGCTCGATCAGTGTAAAAGTGAGTCACTAGACAAGGACGGCAAAGGAAAGGCATCGAAACATTTAAAATCTGACTCTGGTAGTGATGGCAAAGACTCCATTGTAGATTCTGTCAAACTTGAAGCGAGAAAGAGGCGGTTCGGTGATCCTGGGGGGAAAACAATACGACAGAAACGGGGGCGTCTGGAGGAGGATCCAGGTTTTGGGATTAGCCAACCCGTTGAATTTGCTCAAAGTTCAGGATTTGCAAAAGAGACTGATATTGATGTAAAGGCAGAGAAAGAGGCTAAAAAAAGAGAACACTCCAAATCCAGGATTGGTTCTCATTATAGTCAAAGGGAAGAGGTGGATGATGCTATGAGAGGGACATCTCAGGGCTCATCGGTAAGGTCAGGTGAACTGCCTGAGGTGGATGTTTTGGACTCAAAATCTCACCCTGGGCCAAGCATGTCTAGACGACTTTCAATTGATGGAACCTTGGATAAGGATAATAAAGTAAGGGATGAACATCTAGAAAATATTGACCTTTCTCAGAGTTACCGCAAACAGATGGAGCAGAAACGAAGGCTACGACAGCAACTGCAGCCGCTGGATAAACCGGAAAAAACAGAACCTCCTCAAGGTGTAGATGCAGAAGATCTTGAGCATCGAAGCCTGGTGCATGAGGTTGGCAAGCCTCCACAGGACGTCACTGATAATTCACCTCCAAGTAAGACCAAGAAACAAGAGTCCTTTGAGATGGATATGAATGCTAAGAGAGAAAGGATTTACAGAACAGTCCGACAAAAGGCTGAAGACCTTGAGTGGAATAACACAAACTCTCCAAGGTTTCAGCATGCTCCCCAACAAAGAGAGGAAGAATATGCAGACCCTCATGATCAAATGACTATGAGAGTAGTAAAAGAACCATTGAAGCCTGAGGATAATGTTCCGTCAGATCAGGAGCTTGGGGGTAAAAGGATGCACACCTCACAGATGTCAAAGGTTAGTACATCTTTACAAGACGACCAGCAAAGATGCTGGGAGAGTCGACTAAAGCAAGACTTGTTACCAGACTTTTCAAAGAGCGCAGAGAAAAGGCGGCTCCATCGGAAGTACTTGGATTACGGACTTTGGCCGGATTTGGAACCTGGTGAAGTGCGCTCTGACTCTGAAGAAGATCGTGAAAATAAGTCTAACTCTCCTGCTCCATCAACGTCAGTATCCTTTTCTGAAAGACATCGTCCAGACAGATTATCAGAGTCCAAGCTGATGGCCTCTCTAGAGAGAaacaaattctgttcttttgcagATGATCAGATGATCACTCCAGATACTAAAGCTTTGTTAGAGCGTGCAAAGTCTTTGTCCTCGACAAGGGAAGACAACTGGTCTTTCCTCGATTATGATTCGCAGTTCCCCAGTTTCAGAAGTAGAAAGGACACGGAGAAGGTGGAGTCCACTCCACGACCAACTCCCTCATGgtacatgaagaagaaaaaaattagaaGTGAGTCTGACGACAAAATTGAAGACAGGAAAGAAGATCCAAAGCCAGAAGGACAGGAGAGACGAGAGTTGTTTGCGTCACGTTTTTTGCACAGTTCTATTTTTGAGCAGGATTCAAGGCGTCTTCAGCATCTAGAACGAAAGCATGAGGACCCTGAACATGGTGTTGGATATCTGTACTCTCAGCAAGGCCCAGGAGAAGGGCAGCCTGACCCAGAACCAGTTGTGCTTTTCCATAGCCGCTTTTTAGAACTAACAAGGTTGCagcaacagaagaataaagaaCAAAGCCATCAAGATTCCAAGCAAGATGAAAGCATAGATGCAACCAAAGTAAGTAAAACAGCAGAAGAAGAACAAGTACCACAGCAGCAAAATGCTACTGAACCTAGTATCCAACAAGCTGAGATTAAATCAGTTAGTCCTGTTCAGGTTCTTCAGACCAGTCCTATTCAAGCTCCTCAAATATCACCCCCTGTTTTAACAGTCGAAGAATCCTTGCCAACAGTGGAAGCTGAAGGTGTTTTTACTCCAATTTGTCATTTGCCTGATTCTTCTGTGAAGGATGAAGAAAAAGAGCCTGAACGGCCCACTGACCAGCTATTGCAGCCTTTGACCGATCAACTCTCAGAAGCCAATTCTTCAGAATGCCTAGAGTCGAAGATCCCAGCAGAGGAGATGCTATTGAAGGCTGATGACTCTGAAAGTGCTCATGACACCTCTAAAGTAGTTGCAGAACAGCTCCCAAGCAACAAAACACCATCCAATAATGTACAACCAATGGCTGAGCCTCCAGTGATGTTTCCCGAATCACCAAGTCCCTTCTCACATATTTCTGCAGAGCAACATGAAAAAGAACCTGAGCCACATGAGGCACCAGAGTCTGAATTCGATAATGCAGATGATCAGAAATGTGCTGATAATTATCCAGTTGGAGAAGCTGTGTCACCCCCTCCAAAGTCAAGAAATAAAAGGGCTAAATCCTCGCCTACCACACCAGTAACTACAGCTCTGCCTGCTACCCCAGACAAGCAAAGCACCCGCAAAAGTGAGCGCATTGACAAAGAGAAGCTCAAACGTTCATCTTCTCCAAGAGGAGAGGCGTTCAAGACAACACCTGATTCAAAGTCATTAAGTAAGTCACCTGTGCACAGCATAGAAATGGAACAAGGTACAGAGCAAAATACACACTCTGGTAGGGCAAGACGTAGAAATGTGCGTTCGGTCTATGCTACACCAATAGAAGATGAAACTGGTCTGCAGCCCGGAAAAGATGCTGAATCACCACGTGGTGGACGGAAGCGTGGTTTAGATAGAGATGTAGGTTCTGAACTAGAGGCTGTTGCTGCACCATCAACTTCGAAACGGGGACGCCCCCCTAAGAATCGACGCCAAGCAGAGGATGTACCAGCGGGCAAAGTTGAACGGTCAAAATCAACTGAGTCTAAGGATGGCAGTGAAACAAGCAGTGAGGGGGTTCCCAAAGTGAGTAAAGGCAAATTCTCACCCCCTACACTAAAAGGAGTCAGTCCAGGAAATGCATCAACATCTGGAATCGGAAAGAAAggagacaaaatggagaaaatacaGGAAAGTCCCAAACTCATTACTGAAGAAAATACTCCTGTTCTTAAAGACCTTAGAATCCGTCTCGATGTGACCGAAGTAAAGGCAATGCTTCAGACTAGTGAAGAAGAACCTGGAATTGATGGATCTCCCAAGAATAGCTCAACTGGTGTGTCCTCAAAGGATGAGGTATTAGAAGCTAAATTTGAAAATGATGCCATGGATGATGTTAATTGTGAAAGGGAGACTTTGTCTGCTGTAATAAAAGCCATTGAGCCTCATGTAGCTTCGCTGGCTCAAGAGTTGGAGCTTGAACAAGCTGTTGAGAATATTGCCAAGCTCACAGAAGATGCTCCTCCTCTTCAGTTTAAAAGTAACCTGCCAAAGGCGCAACGTTTGGTAGCTCAAGAGCCAGAGCCAGAGCATGTCTCGGAAGAAGAAAAGCCTGCAAATCCATCTAGTGAAACAGAGCTTGCTGCTGCAATAGATTCCATTAAATCAGAGGACATGGATCAAATCATGAACTCTGTTGTAGAGTCCGGTCCTGATATACAGACTCTTGGTCCCAGTTCAAAAGAATCCGAAACCTGTCTTAGCACAGCGGTTGTTCAGGAGGAGACTGTAACCACTCCTAGAAAAGGGTGTAAAGGCAGAGCAAAAACTTCAAAGAAGGGCAAAGGCCAAAAGGGTGCTGGAAGCAAAAAGGAACTCGTCAAAGATGTAGTTTTGGAGGCTGAAAATATTCCTGTGAAGTCATTAGAGTCGTCATCTGCAGAACTTCCTGCAGCCACAGAAAGATCACCAGCAAGTACAGCTGTTGTCATTACTTCCTCTTCCAAGCAGCGTCTAAGTTTAACGGCTCCTAATGCAGACATTCCAAACGAACCTGAGTCGCCTCTTAAAACTGAGATGGATATCCCAAAATCCTCTCAAGCTATTAGCAGAAGCCCAACGTCATCCAAATACCAGTCTTATTCATACAAGAACACATCTCCTTCACTATCTCCAACGAGAACTTGTCTCAAGAACTTGTCCTCAAACCCAAGCATGCTTTCTGTTTCCCCAACGGAGTGTTTCAATCAGCCGAAAGAAGCTGGGCTCCACTCTCCTCCGCTGACCTCTGTAGCCCCGATGGAGACCCCTACATTACTCTCAGACACCCCTGCCAATAACGCCAACTCTGATGATTTGCGCAAAATCCTTACAAAGCCTAAAACTGTCCCAGTCTTGGAAATCGGTGCTACATCCGGGAATATGCACACTCATCCTTTGAGGGAAAGTGACATTACAACAGATGTGATAACTAGCAAGAGTGCTCCTCAAGATAAGAGACCACTCCCTGTTTCAGCCCAACCTGTAGTTCGACAGCCTGCTTCTATACCATCCACAGAAACAAAACAGATCTTCAGTGAGAAGTCAGTGATTTCTGTTATTGCTTCCACTCCTACCTCCGTTATCAGTCGCGTTTGCAATCCTCCTGAGGCCGAGGAGAAGTCAAATGCTCAGATTGGAAATCCCTTCCTTGACAAACAACCTCCAAAACAGATTTACCAGCCAAGCTTGGAGGAAAGCAGTACGTACCATGGTCCAGCAGTTGGTGAGGAAGGAGGAAATGCTGGTCGCTATATAGTGGAGAGCACATCTTTGAGTACAGGTTCTAGCACAGGACTTAGAGTTCAGACGTCAGAAGGTGTTGTGGTGCTGAGTCATTCTGGCCAGAAAATGGAGGGACCACTGCGTATAAGTGCCAAAATCAGCCAGATCCCACCTGCCAGTGCTGTGGACATAGAGTCACAGCAGCTGGTGTCAGTGCCACAGATCAAGCAGGAACTTTACAGTGCCTCCCAGCCACCATCTTCAAAATGCCCACTTCCTTCAGATCATGGACATTCAATGAAATCACAATCAAACGTCTCCATGATTAAGCAAGAATCAGCACTGGACAAGTTAGAATCCGCATATGCTCCAGTTCAAAGTGGAGTTGTTAAACTATTGCAACAAACTCCTGGCCCATCACAGGTCATGAGTTACCATTCAGAATACTCAATGGTGATGAAGCACCCTAAGAAGGGAGATGCACCAGAGTCTCTCGACGTGGAGAAACCTGCTTGGGTCCCAACTATTAGTCCTGCTAGAAGTCCACACCTTCCTTCAGCATCAGGCAATCATGTTGGCTTCATAGCTGGCACACCGACAGACCGAACTCCATCACTCATTCAACCTAAGCAGGAGCCGCGATCTCCACGGAAATCTGGACACCCTCATTCTCCTTTTCCCAAAGTGTCATCTCCTATGGGCTCTTCGTCTCCGAAAGGTGTGTCTGTGGTCCTTCCCCCTGGATTAAACCCTCTGTCCCAGTATGTTTCCACCGTCCACCACTCGGAGCAGTCTGTGATCATGCCTCCACACAACCCTCACGGTAGCATTGGAAGGATGTCACCGCACCGCGTCGGTGCAATAGGACACCTCACCCAGGGGGAGGTACGAGTGAACACTCCTCCTCTCTCTATGATGAACTATGGGATTCACTCTGAGAGCCTCACTTCCTCTTGGGCCCCTGGCCAGCAGCGACCCACGTCTCCTCAGGCCATGGGGAACAGGGAGATGGTCCTCAAGGTGAACCCAGCCAATGCAAGATCACCGGCTGCTCAACTCAAACAAGACTCCATACCAGTAGAATATCGTGGAGCTCTCCACAGTGGTTTACCTCTTGATCGATTCAACAGAGACATGCGAGTGCTCATGCACCACCAGCAGAGCGATCGACCCACTGCAGAGTTACACCAGGGGCACGTCCCCGAAAACATACCACCCTCCTCGACTGCTACTAGCATGGCAGCGTCTCTTTCTCCTCGGCCACACTTGTTAGCAAAGGGAGTATCTGAGAAGGACTCCTCGAAAGCATCTGAACTAAAGAGGGCACAGTCACCTTCCAGTAAGGAGGGAATGATGGCGATCCGTAGTGCAATGCCTCCCATGGCTTCTCCTCAAAGAGTTCAGCTGATGACAGCAGGAACTGGGGCTTCCTTCCCTGAATATTCAACCATGTATACCAACCTTCGGCCTGCTCATACACAGTTTGCTGAGAATTCTCCAATTGGGATTAACCAGTCTGCCCACAGCATCCCACCATCACAG GGTGTTCAAGAGCCGGAGTCAAGTCAGACACAAGCCGAGTCTAAGGTGGAGCTGGTTGGACACCAGCCGGTGAACATGGTGCAGCTGCTGACG AAATATCCCATTGTGTGGCAAGGCCTGCTGGCGCTGAAGAACGACACGGCTGCGGTTCAGCTGCACTTCTTGTGTGGAAACAAGGCTCTGGGCCTGCGCTCTCTTCCTCTGCCGGAGACTGGAGGAATCCTGCGCATCGTTCAGAGGATGAGGCTGGAGGCACAGCAGCTGGAGGGAGTCGCTCGCAGGATGACC gGAGAAAGTGATTTCTGTCTGCTGCTGGCCATGCCGTGTGGTCTGGACCAGGAGGACGTGTTGAACCAGACGCAGGCGCTCAAATCTGCCTTCATCCATTACCTGCAGGCCAAGCTAGCGGCCGGCATCATCAACGTGCCCAACCCCGGCTCCAACCAG CCTGCGTACGTGCTGCAGATCTTCCCTCCGTGTGAGTTCAGTGAGAGTCACCTGTCTCGTCTCGCTCCAGATCTCCTGAGCCAGATCTCCAGCATCTCTCCACACCTGATGATCGTCATCACCTCCGTCTGA